The Acinonyx jubatus isolate Ajub_Pintada_27869175 chromosome D1, VMU_Ajub_asm_v1.0, whole genome shotgun sequence genome includes a window with the following:
- the FAM111A gene encoding serine protease FAM111A, with the protein MSPTKRRSQKIAFDEKRNMKIDHYFHQVSKEQESHSSISPMKRGSKKGPKDITNIQAPRPKDQTVPPNKTIYITLAVNPRKHKLTHSEEKSFYAALNTLKAVKEEIETQQGKEMLAVGKEGIEGYINLGMPLSCFPESCHVQITFVRSRSKQKEGNQVFGRHEKASADCVKFYIHAIGKRKKRIVKRRQLHKEGCKLCVYAFRGETIKDALCKDGRFLSFLEKEDWRLIRNLDSILESTQTVDDLEGKLFEVEVEKGMSSRAVAAQKSESEKGNTSVLREEIVAQYPSLKRESEKIRENFKKEMKSKKSKTSLFKLLKVKFGKMTRNSTPIRVHNFLSLVGNSVGYLSWDNNGNKGCATCYVFKELFIFTCRHVVSDFMGKGIEPSKWADVIGQCARVTFRYNSFPEKDENCFFLEPWFEISDATLDYAVLKLKANGQQVPLGLYSRIARAPSTGLIYIIGHPNGEEKSSDACTVISQGQRKKKYEEYLQAGKGEGCSYGMQYIHMCTRKTFEEIAHSPDVITYDTSFYFGASGSPVLDSEGSLVAMHTAGFTCDNEIGLSSHVIEFGSTLESILLDIKEKHRQWYTEVCVSPQDVEMVSDED; encoded by the exons ATGAGCCCTACAAAGCGCAGATCACAGAAGATTGCATTTGATGAAAAGCGTAATATGAAAATTGATCACTATTTTCATCAG gtCAGTAAAGAACAAGAGAGTCATTCCAGTATTTCTCCAATGAAGAGGGGCTCTAAAAAAGGTCCAAAAGATATAACTAATATCCAGGCACCAAGACCCAAAGACCAGACTGTGCCCCCCAACAAGACAATTTACATTACCTTGGCTGTAAACCCCAGGAAACACAAGCTCACACATAGTGAAGAGAAGAGCTTCTATGCGGCCCTCAACACTCTCAAGGCTGTCAAGGAGGAGATAGAAACTCAGCAGGGCAAAGAAATGCTGGCGGTTGGCAAAGAAGGAATTGAAGGGTACATAAATCTTGGAATGCCCCTCAGTTGTTTCCCCGAGAGCTGCCATGTACAAATCACATTTGTCCGAAGTAGAAGTAAGCAGAAAGAAGGGAACCAGGTATTTGGCCGGCATGAAAAGGCATCCGCTGACTGTGTCAAATTTTATATTCACGCAAtcgggaagagaaagaaaaggatcgTCAAACGCAGGCAGCTTCACAAAGAAGGGTGCAAACTCTGTGTCTATGCTTTCAGAGGAGAAACCATCAAGGATGCTCTGTGCAAGGATGGCAGGTTTCTCTCCTTTCTGGAGAAAGAGGATTGGAGGCTCATCAGAAACCTGGACTCCATTCTAGAAAGCACACAGACTGTGGACGACCTGGAAGGCAAGCTCTTTGAGGTTGAGGTAGAGAAAGGAATGAGCTCCAGGGCAGTAGCCGCTCAAAAGTCGGaatcagagaaaggaaacacCAGTGTGCTGAGAGAAGAAATTGTGGCTCAGTATCCCAGTTTGAAAAGAGAAAGcgaaaaaatcagagaaaacttcaagaaagaaatgaaaagtaaaaagagcAAAACCTcattatttaaattacttaaagTAAAGTTTGGGAAAATGACGAGAAACTCCACCCCGATCAGAGTGCAcaactttctttctcttgtcgGTAACTCAGTGGGGTACCTGTCATGGGACAACAATGGAAATAAGGGTTGTGCCACCTGCTATGTTTTCAAAGAGTTGTTCATTTTCACCTGTCGACACGTAGTAAGTGACTTCATGGGGAAAGGAATAGAGCCAAGTAAGTGGGCAGACGTGATTGGTCAATGCGCAAGGGTGACATTTCGTTATAACAGCTTCCCCGAGAAAGATGAGAACTGCTTTTTCCTTGAACCGTGGTTTGAGATATCTGATGCCACCCTTGATTATGCTGTTCTGAAACTGAAGGCAAACGGACAACAAGTACCTTTGGGACTCTATAGTAGAATTGCTCGTGCACCATCTACTGGGTTGATATACATCATTGGCCATCCAAATGGAGAGGAAAAGTCTAGTGATGCTTGTACAGTGATCTCTCAGGGTCAGCGGAAAAAGAAATATGAGGAATATCTTCAGGCTGGAAAGGGAGAGGGTTGCAGTTATGGGATGCAATACATCCATATGTGCACTCGAAAAACCTTCGAGGAAATAGCTCACAGCCCTGATGTGATTACCTATGACACCTCTTTTTACTTTGGGGCTTCTGGCTCCCCAGTGCTTGATTCAGAAGGTTCATTGGTGGCCATGCATACTGCTGGCTTCACTTGTGATAACGAAATTGGGTTATCATCTCATGTCATTGAATTTGGCTCTACTCTGGAATCCATCCTCCTTGATATTAAGGAAAAACACAGACAGTGGTATACAGAAGTATGCGTAAGTCCGCAAGATGTAGAAATGGTGAGCGATGAGGATTGA